From the genome of Anaerolineae bacterium, one region includes:
- the cbiD gene encoding cobalt-precorrin-5B (C(1))-methyltransferase CbiD: MATKKKLKTGFTTGAAAAAAAKGALLLILTGEKPCSVQIELLTGDNIIIPVFTCISQGENKAKCTVIKDAGDDPDITHKAEIGATVTLLDNGNHGSVSITGGKGVGMVTKPGLEIEPGEPAINTGPRKMITQAVAGLLKKYNKNKLVKVEIFVPEGEKLAEKTLNARLGILGGISILGTTGVERPMSHDAYVATIRLSLSVAKAFGLKSVVLTTGRRSERFAQALFENLPEEAFIQIGDFFKISLEDASKNGFKKIILAAFFGKAVKMAQGVPHTHAARSSLSMKKLSDWSFEITKKREFAEKILSANTARHAFDFIINEHPQIISCVGRKMVKAARMFAGSDIDIQGIIFDFSGDVVFDSDVMGLKQT; the protein is encoded by the coding sequence ATGGCTACAAAAAAAAAGCTAAAAACTGGTTTTACAACCGGCGCTGCTGCTGCTGCTGCTGCAAAGGGGGCTCTTTTACTGATTTTAACCGGCGAAAAACCTTGTAGTGTTCAAATAGAGCTTTTAACCGGAGACAATATCATTATTCCCGTATTTACCTGTATATCCCAGGGAGAAAATAAGGCAAAATGTACGGTAATAAAAGATGCGGGGGATGATCCTGATATAACGCATAAGGCGGAAATTGGAGCGACTGTTACATTGCTGGACAATGGAAATCATGGAAGTGTATCTATAACAGGGGGAAAGGGTGTCGGCATGGTCACAAAGCCGGGTCTTGAAATCGAACCCGGAGAACCTGCAATAAATACGGGCCCCAGAAAAATGATTACGCAGGCTGTTGCGGGGCTATTAAAAAAATACAATAAAAATAAACTTGTAAAAGTCGAAATCTTTGTGCCTGAAGGGGAAAAACTGGCTGAAAAGACTTTGAATGCAAGGCTGGGCATCCTTGGCGGGATTTCTATTCTTGGAACAACAGGTGTAGAGAGGCCCATGTCTCATGATGCCTATGTTGCGACGATAAGGTTGTCCCTGTCTGTTGCAAAGGCTTTTGGCCTAAAAAGTGTGGTGCTTACAACCGGCCGTCGCAGCGAAAGATTTGCCCAGGCTTTGTTTGAGAATCTTCCTGAAGAGGCTTTTATACAGATAGGTGATTTTTTCAAGATCTCTCTTGAGGATGCATCAAAAAACGGTTTTAAAAAAATCATTCTTGCTGCTTTTTTTGGAAAGGCGGTAAAGATGGCACAAGGGGTGCCCCACACTCATGCTGCCAGATCAAGTTTGAGTATGAAGAAGCTTTCAGACTGGTCATTTGAAATCACAAAAAAACGGGAATTTGCGGAAAAGATATTATCTGCAAATACAGCAAGGCACGCGTTTGATTTTATTATCAATGAACACCCTCAAATTATTTCCTGCGTAGGAAGAAAAATGGTTAAAGCTGCCAGGATGTTTGCGGGTTCTGATATTGATATACAGGGTATTATCTTTGATTTCAGCGGGGATGTTGTATTTGATTCAGATGTCATGGGGTTAAAACAAACATGA
- the cbiE gene encoding precorrin-6y C5,15-methyltransferase (decarboxylating) subunit CbiE gives MKQVSIIGMGLTPEDLTAKHLKLIKDADVLVGGKRHLEYFNDHAADKKEINKDIKEVIRYIKTRMRKKNVVVLASGDPLFFGIGSLLIKSIGADNVVIYPNISTVAAAFSRIKEPWNDISVVSLHGRNSERELFSRLDKNESIAVYTDSQKNPAWLARRLLEKGIKGIKMCIFEQLGTESECFDWYEPGQAADMNFSQPNLIILKQHPFQPEGNKDLHLGMPDNRYEYQKGLITKSEVRAITISRLCLLNDHILWDLGAGSGSISIEASLFIKKGKIFSVEQNLSRINNIKANKKQYKVKNLEIVQAVLPDGLENLPEPDRIFIGGGGRDLVKIIDTASEYLKPGGVMVINTIILSNVEAALKTLKSRGFKTDIVLVQIHRGQDMPWGERLEALNPVWIISARTY, from the coding sequence ATGAAACAGGTATCTATAATCGGAATGGGGCTTACTCCCGAAGATCTTACCGCAAAGCACCTGAAACTGATAAAAGATGCCGATGTCCTGGTAGGAGGAAAACGGCATCTTGAGTATTTTAATGATCATGCGGCAGATAAAAAGGAGATCAACAAAGATATTAAAGAGGTTATCCGTTATATAAAAACCAGGATGCGCAAAAAAAATGTTGTAGTGCTTGCATCAGGTGATCCGCTGTTTTTTGGTATCGGTTCCTTGCTGATCAAGTCCATAGGGGCTGACAATGTTGTAATATATCCAAATATTTCTACTGTTGCTGCGGCTTTTTCCAGAATAAAGGAGCCATGGAATGATATCTCAGTCGTAAGCTTGCATGGCAGGAATAGTGAAAGAGAACTTTTCAGCAGACTTGACAAAAATGAAAGCATAGCTGTTTACACGGATTCACAAAAAAATCCCGCATGGCTTGCAAGGCGTTTGCTTGAAAAGGGGATTAAAGGCATAAAAATGTGTATTTTTGAGCAGCTTGGAACTGAATCTGAATGTTTTGACTGGTATGAACCAGGCCAGGCTGCGGATATGAATTTTTCACAGCCCAACCTGATTATATTAAAACAACATCCTTTTCAGCCTGAAGGAAATAAGGATCTTCACCTTGGCATGCCGGATAACCGGTATGAATATCAGAAAGGTCTTATTACAAAATCAGAGGTTCGCGCTATTACAATTTCCAGACTTTGTCTTTTAAATGATCATATATTGTGGGATCTGGGAGCAGGTTCCGGTTCTATTTCGATCGAAGCATCTCTTTTTATAAAAAAGGGGAAGATATTTTCGGTTGAGCAGAATTTGAGCAGGATCAACAATATAAAGGCTAATAAAAAACAATATAAAGTAAAAAACCTGGAGATTGTCCAGGCTGTTCTTCCAGACGGTCTTGAGAATTTACCTGAGCCTGACCGGATATTTATCGGTGGTGGAGGCAGGGACCTGGTGAAAATCATAGATACAGCTTCAGAGTATCTAAAGCCAGGCGGAGTTATGGTTATAAATACCATTATCCTGTCGAATGTTGAAGCTGCTCTTAAGACACTTAAAAGCAGGGGATTTAAAACAGATATTGTTTTAGTCCAGATTCATCGGGGACAGGATATGCCATGGGGAGAGCGGCTTGAAGCGTTGAATCCTGTATGGATAATTTCCGCAAGAACATATTAA
- the cobM gene encoding precorrin-4 C(11)-methyltransferase — translation MKTKSPIKNQDERVRHPVIFAGAGPGDPELITVKGQRALADADLVIYAGSLVPEAVLKWTKPETRVLNSASMHLEEIIDEIEKAYKKGKHVVRLHAGDPSLYGAIFEQMAKLDKKSIPCKVIPGVTAAFAAAAAMGIEYTLPELSQTLILTRMAGRTPVPENEALELLAEHKASMAIYLSISMVDKVARVLEKAYGKHAACAVVYRVSQPEEKIIFTSPGELPEIVRKEKITRQALIIIGKALDIGKHKEKYKSKLYDKNFSHGFRKKKNNRIALWAITPKGVLIARKIAENLPDARLHLSADLNINDISASCFERLSDAVSSNFHAYTGHVFIMSTGIVVRLIASCIRNKTTDPAVVVLDEIGRHAISLVSGHLGGANSLAIKVAGLIGAEPVITTATDVNQAPAIDVLAKQHNLFIENPEAIKNINMAFITGKKFYLHDPYKLLCDSISPAHILKDFKKGQITENEDIPGVFIDDVLADLSKKMLILRPGSLVAGIGCNRNTSMKEIKEFLKEVLEESKLAIASVIRMATISLKADEPGLIALAEELKLPISFYDKEELNKADGIKSPSDMVEKHTGVKSVCEAAAILASKNGKLIVPKHSTRNVTVAIARIPFIS, via the coding sequence ATGAAAACTAAATCACCTATTAAAAATCAAGATGAACGTGTCCGGCATCCTGTAATATTTGCAGGGGCAGGGCCTGGTGATCCCGAATTGATAACGGTTAAGGGACAACGCGCGCTTGCTGATGCCGATCTTGTCATTTATGCGGGTTCTCTTGTGCCTGAGGCTGTATTAAAGTGGACAAAACCGGAAACAAGGGTTTTAAACAGCGCTTCCATGCATCTTGAAGAGATTATAGATGAAATTGAAAAAGCGTATAAAAAAGGAAAACATGTAGTTCGCCTTCATGCTGGAGACCCGAGTCTTTATGGCGCCATATTTGAACAGATGGCAAAGCTGGATAAAAAATCTATTCCCTGTAAGGTTATTCCCGGAGTAACTGCTGCATTTGCCGCTGCCGCAGCCATGGGAATAGAATATACTCTGCCTGAACTTTCACAGACACTTATTTTAACCCGTATGGCCGGTCGAACACCTGTGCCTGAAAATGAAGCACTGGAATTACTTGCAGAGCATAAAGCTTCCATGGCGATTTACCTTAGCATATCCATGGTTGATAAAGTGGCGAGGGTTCTTGAAAAAGCATATGGAAAACATGCTGCATGCGCGGTTGTTTATCGTGTCAGTCAGCCTGAAGAAAAGATTATTTTTACAAGCCCCGGAGAGTTGCCGGAAATAGTGAGAAAAGAGAAGATAACAAGACAGGCTCTTATTATCATCGGAAAAGCGCTGGATATCGGCAAACACAAAGAAAAATATAAATCAAAATTATATGACAAGAATTTTTCACACGGGTTTAGAAAGAAAAAAAATAACAGGATCGCCTTGTGGGCCATTACGCCCAAAGGCGTACTGATTGCCCGGAAAATCGCAGAGAATCTGCCTGATGCAAGATTGCACCTTTCTGCTGATCTGAACATAAATGATATTTCGGCTTCTTGTTTTGAAAGACTATCCGATGCTGTATCCAGTAACTTTCATGCATACACAGGACATGTTTTTATAATGTCAACCGGAATTGTAGTCAGGCTTATTGCTTCCTGTATCAGGAACAAGACAACGGATCCCGCAGTTGTGGTACTTGATGAAATCGGCAGGCATGCTATAAGTCTTGTTTCCGGTCATCTGGGCGGGGCCAATTCCCTTGCGATAAAGGTTGCCGGGTTAATAGGGGCTGAACCCGTAATAACCACGGCTACCGATGTGAACCAGGCGCCTGCTATTGATGTGCTGGCAAAACAGCACAATCTTTTTATAGAAAACCCGGAAGCCATAAAAAATATAAACATGGCCTTTATTACCGGGAAAAAGTTTTATCTCCACGATCCATACAAACTTCTTTGTGACAGTATCAGCCCTGCACATATTCTTAAGGATTTTAAGAAAGGACAAATTACGGAAAATGAAGATATCCCCGGTGTGTTTATAGATGACGTGCTGGCCGATCTTTCAAAAAAGATGCTGATATTAAGACCTGGATCACTTGTCGCAGGAATCGGATGCAACAGAAACACAAGCATGAAGGAGATTAAAGAATTTCTTAAAGAAGTACTTGAAGAATCGAAACTTGCCATAGCCAGTGTGATACGTATGGCAACGATTAGTTTAAAAGCTGATGAACCCGGGCTTATAGCCCTTGCAGAAGAACTCAAGCTTCCCATTAGTTTTTACGACAAGGAAGAGTTAAACAAGGCAGACGGCATTAAATCACCATCCGACATGGTGGAAAAACATACAGGAGTAAAAAGCGTATGCGAAGCAGCAGCAATTCTTGCGTCAAAAAACGGGAAACTGATTGTGCCAAAACATTCGACCAGAAATGTCACAGTGGCCATCGCCAGAATACCCTTTATATCGTAG
- the cobJ gene encoding precorrin-3B C(17)-methyltransferase: MRSSSNSCVKKRETDCAKTFDQKCHSGHRQNTLYIVGIGPGSYEHLSKRATDVLESVDTVAGYTTYIELIRPFIKDKNVISTQMTKEVERVRAAIDVALAGRSCAIVSSGDPGIYAMAGLVFEICKKDNIRVIPPFARGMALNEKSALTVEVVPGIPALCAGASLLGAPLSHDFAAISLSDLLTPWELIEKRIEAAASADFVIVLYNPKSKRRNRQLETAQKIILKYRDKKTPAGIVVSAMRKDEMVTIVPLEDLHKADVNMQTIIFIGNSTSFTYLDFMVTPRGYKDKI, encoded by the coding sequence ATGCGAAGCAGCAGCAATTCTTGCGTCAAAAAACGGGAAACTGATTGTGCCAAAACATTCGACCAGAAATGTCACAGTGGCCATCGCCAGAATACCCTTTATATCGTAGGGATAGGCCCGGGAAGTTATGAGCATTTATCCAAACGGGCAACCGATGTTCTTGAATCCGTGGATACTGTTGCAGGATATACCACCTATATAGAGCTGATCCGCCCTTTTATTAAAGACAAGAATGTAATCAGCACGCAAATGACCAAAGAGGTTGAACGTGTGAGAGCCGCCATTGATGTTGCTCTTGCAGGAAGATCATGCGCAATTGTTTCAAGCGGTGATCCAGGGATTTATGCAATGGCCGGGCTTGTTTTTGAGATATGCAAAAAGGATAATATCCGGGTAATACCTCCTTTTGCAAGGGGGATGGCATTAAATGAAAAGTCCGCGTTAACAGTCGAAGTTGTTCCGGGAATACCCGCGCTCTGCGCCGGCGCCTCCCTTCTTGGAGCGCCATTAAGCCATGATTTCGCGGCCATAAGCTTAAGCGATCTTTTGACCCCCTGGGAACTCATTGAAAAACGTATTGAAGCTGCTGCAAGCGCGGATTTTGTAATTGTTTTGTATAACCCTAAAAGTAAACGAAGAAACAGGCAGCTCGAGACAGCACAGAAGATTATATTAAAATACAGGGATAAAAAGACCCCTGCCGGAATTGTTGTAAGCGCCATGAGAAAAGATGAAATGGTAACGATTGTTCCCCTTGAAGATCTTCACAAGGCAGACGTAAACATGCAGACAATAATCTTTATCGGAAACAGCACATCGTTTACTTACCTGGATTTTATGGTTACACCAAGAGGGTATAAAGATAAGATATGA
- a CDS encoding asparagine synthase-related protein codes for MKKDEKFLFHELKTRFAEAVSRNRGDGILFSGGLDSALVAAYSTNCKAISVGLESYGEDRYYAGEVAKYLKLDHYHKTVKIEETLAAIPKVIKTLKSFDPAIPNDITACLGIKHAKDTGIKSLMTGDGSDELFLGYNFMLNKKDLRKYLDRMYRTMRFSSNKIGENLKINIKQPFLDKEFMDFSQGIDADLKIRRENGKTWGKWILRKAFEDVLPQEILWQSKRPLEVGSGMTKLRNIIESMVTDEDFETGKKSFPITFRNKEHFYYYRIYREVVGEIPGPQKDEKTCKSCGAGMDQSAFHCRVCGDVIEWKKTRN; via the coding sequence ATGAAGAAGGATGAGAAATTTCTTTTTCATGAACTGAAAACAAGATTCGCTGAAGCGGTCAGCAGAAATAGGGGAGACGGGATACTTTTTTCCGGCGGGCTTGATTCCGCGCTTGTGGCTGCCTATTCAACAAACTGTAAGGCCATCTCGGTCGGGCTTGAGTCATATGGAGAAGATCGGTATTATGCCGGAGAAGTGGCAAAGTATCTCAAGCTGGACCATTACCACAAGACCGTTAAAATTGAAGAGACCCTTGCCGCCATACCAAAAGTCATAAAGACACTCAAAAGTTTTGATCCGGCTATTCCAAACGATATAACAGCCTGCCTGGGAATCAAACACGCGAAGGATACAGGCATAAAGAGCTTGATGACAGGCGATGGAAGTGATGAACTTTTTTTAGGGTATAATTTCATGCTGAATAAAAAAGATTTAAGAAAATACCTGGATCGAATGTATCGTACAATGCGATTTAGTTCCAATAAAATAGGGGAAAACCTGAAGATTAACATAAAACAGCCATTTCTGGATAAAGAGTTCATGGATTTCAGCCAAGGTATTGATGCTGACCTTAAGATCAGAAGAGAAAACGGAAAAACCTGGGGAAAGTGGATACTGAGAAAGGCATTTGAAGATGTGTTGCCGCAGGAAATATTATGGCAGAGCAAGAGACCTCTTGAGGTTGGCTCAGGTATGACAAAGCTAAGAAATATTATTGAATCAATGGTGACTGATGAGGATTTTGAGACCGGCAAAAAAAGTTTTCCAATAACATTCCGGAACAAGGAACATTTCTATTATTACCGTATCTACCGGGAGGTGGTTGGAGAAATACCTGGTCCTCAAAAAGATGAAAAAACATGTAAGAGCTGCGGCGCTGGAATGGATCAAAGCGCTTTTCACTGTAGAGTCTGCGGGGATGTTATAGAATGGAAGAAAACAAGAAACTAA